ACCTGGTTCCCGCTGGCCTTGATCTTCTGCACCACCTGGAAGGAGCCAGGCTGTGGACCCTGGGCAGGAACCCCTCTGATGGGGTGGGATCAGGGTCCCTGGGGTCAGCAGAGGTCATGCATCCTCTGTGCCCCTGGCTGGGGAGGACCCAGGCATTCCCATGGGATGCTCCCAGCTTACCCTGAGGTGGTCCATGTGGTCCACAAAGTGGCCATTGACCTGGAGCAGGCGGTCCCCGTCCTGCAGCCCCCTGCGCTGGGCCACCCCCCCCAGCTCAATCTGCCGGATGACGTGGCCCTGGCAGCCCAGCTCCTCGTGCAGGCAGAAGCCGAAGGTCTCTGTGCTCTCCTTGGTCAGCAGGTAGAAGCGGGGCTCCCCCACGCCCTCAGCATCTGTGTAGGGGCACAGCCCGTGAGCAGGGCCCTGCAGGGATCCTCACACAAGTTCTCCACCCCATCCTGGGCTGGAGATCTGCTCATCCCTTCTGTGTTCACCTCCCACAGGTGCCCAGTATGACAGAGGGCTCAGgaccccagcagtgcccaggtgcCACAGCCCCGTGCAGACACAAGGACACCCTGGGAGATGAGGGCATGTATTTACCCGTGTCCTCAGTCAGTGTCAAGGCAGGGTTGTCGATCCCAACTTTGGGGTTAAATTCAAACTTTCTGAAATGATAAAGGGCAGGAGAGGCCACGTTAGTGCAGGACAGCCTTGcccctgcctctcccagccttgGGGAGCTTGTTCCTCACAGAAAGGACCAAATGAGGCCtctgcctcctcttccctggGAGAAGACAGAGGGGATTTCCCTCTTGGACCATTCCCCACATCTCTCCTGAGCCCCAGAAAGCCCCTGGTCAAGGGGAGATCAGCACTTACATGATGGACATCTTGTCTCCCTCGAGCCctgcagagggagaggagaggtcAGCACAGGAGGTGGGGGGCTGGGAGCAGACCCCATGCTCTCGAGCACTCGGGGCTTGTCCACTCGCAGGCTGAGCCTGCCGTGCCAGGTGAGGGGGTTTGCCAAGCCCACACAGCCCCCAAGCCCCTCTGTCTCTCAGCACAGGTGGTTCCTTGGCCCTGTCACCGCTGTCCTCCTGCATTCCCAACAGCAGGACCTGCTGCTCAGGTCCCATGGGCACTCACTGCGGGGGCAAAGCAGGGCCAAGCAGATGGGGGTCAGTCCTGGGGGTTTACAGGGCTCTTCAGTGAGGGCTGAGAAGGTTCACCAGGaccccagagagctgctggagccaggagaaggaaaCTGAGACCTACCCCAGCACACCCCCCCACGTTCAACCCCATAAAACCCCTCCACACCTCTCTGGGCACAAggaaccccaaacccagggagacAGGATGCCTCCCCAGCATCCCCACAAGGAGACATTTTCCTGCATGCCTCTGGCTCCTTTCCACAGGCTGCCTGGGCTCTGAAATTGTCTTGCTCCACCTGGCAGCAGGGCCGGTGTGTGTGGGGAAGGGTCTCCAGAGGATTCCCCGGCACATACCTTTTGTTTGCTTCATGGCTGTAGGGATTGCCAGAGGGAGCAAGGTACAGGGTGAAGTGGCAGGGAAGTGTCCCCGCCTCCTCCAAGACGCCCCAGGTTTAATGGTTAAACAGCCCCGAGTCTTgcctgccctcccagccccagggcactgccagtaggagctgggagcagggaccagCACCCCCGACACCCAGCTtgggcacagctcctgctggcttCCAGGGGGACACACGGCAGGGAGAATGACTGGGTCAGCAGTGGAGCAGAGGTGGGCTGCTCCATGCCGGTGCTGTgagatggggaaaggcagaacCCTCcactccagctgctggaggggcGGCTCCACATTCCTCCCCAGGAAGGGCCCGAAGAGGAGATATCAAGTCTTGGTACTAGTGTGCTTCAGTGGAAATAAAGAGGTGCACTTTAATGCTCCCAAAAGATTCACAGACAAGCCCCAATCCTGCTCCCTGCCACCGCTCTGGCTGGGGTGCAGGGGCTGGCTTTCCACAAGCCCAGAAGAACAAGTCCCATTTGCTCCTGGCCTGGTTTCTGTCCCATTCCCACACTTCAGCCTCGCCTGCAGATGAGGCTGAgccccacacacccagcaccTTTGACAGCACCATCCACCCAGCATCTCCAGCTGGGTAGGGGCGCAGGGAatgtgctgctgggcacagggaatgtgctGCTGGGCACACTCCACTGCCCCACCCCTGGCTGGTGGATGGGCAGCAGGTCAGAGGCTCCCATCCTGCAGTTTCCCCAGCATTTTCTTGACCTCGCTCTCGACTCGCAGGAATTTGGCTTTCCTCCAGGGATTGGCAGTCTGGCTGCGGCTGCTCTCCAggtcctgcaggaggagggcgAGGTGCTGCCGGACCCGCTCGCGGTCCCAGAAGGGCAGGTTCCTCTGCACCACGTTCAGGATGTGGGACCAGTAGTCGGAGACGTCGGTGCCCGCCGTGAGGAAAACCAGAGCCCTGACGCCGTCCCGGTCCATGCGCAGGCTGTCAAGCGCCCTCTTGCCATCCTCACTGATGTCGTTGAAGTAGAGACTGGGACAGCGGCAGGAGACACGGGTGAGGGCTGAGGGGAAGGACAGAGGCACACaggacagggacggggatgCGGCAGAGCGGACTCACTGCACTTTGTCCAGCGTCTCGTGCCTTTTGGCCACCTCCACCACGCGCAGGGCCGCCGCGTCCGTCAGGGAGTTGTAGCCCAGGTTGAGCTCCTGCAGGTGCTGGTTCTGGGCCAGGTGCTGGGCGATGGCCTCGGCGCCGGGGTCCCCCAGCGCGGtgtgcagcagggacagctgcgtCAGCGAGCGGTTGCCGGCCAGCGCCTCGGCCAGGTACCGAGCGCCCTGCTCGCCCACGGGGTTATTGGCCAGCCTGTGGACACGGGAGCTCAGGGAGTGCCCAGGCACGTGGTGggcagcagtggcagtgccaTGCAGGGCGGGGGCCGTACTCACCGCAGGCTGCTCACCGCACACTTGTCATGCAGGAGCAGGTCACGAATTTCCTTGCAGGCGTCGGAGCCCAGGCTGTTGAGCTGCAGACTGGTGCAGAACAAGACATGGGGGTGACAGGAACAAAATGGCTGTTACCTGCGAGCCTGGCAGCCCTGCCCGCTCCATTTTGCCCATCACCATCCTCCCTGGGCTCCCCAAACTAGGCCACTCCAGGCTTCCTCTCCCAGAAGGAGCACAGTGACACTGCACCGGAGCATGAGCCAGCagagccagtgccagcaggagcagggcaagggGAAGGGGATGGCAGAGTCTTCAGGAGGTGGGTGAAGGTCAGAGGAGGGATCGGGGCTCCATCAAGCCCTCCTGAGCATCTGGAGGAAGGAAGTgcggcacagcccagctgcagagCCCGATCCATCTGTGCTGAGCACGTCTCGCCACCACCTGGGCGGCAGAAAGACCTGCAGCTCCACAAACGTTCTGGAACGCTTGTGGGAACATCTGCACAGCCCAGACTCCCACCTTTGGGACAGCAAACTCCTCACAGAGCTAACGACACGGGGATGCCGGGTAACTTCCCATAGGGACTCGGGTCTGCCAGGacagctggcagccagcccagcctgtagcagctgcagggaacttcccaaaaattcctgcGGGAGGGTGAGCTGGGACTGCAAATCCCAGCATGCAGTGCCCTAGGAAGGCTGCTCAAGGAGTGCTGCATGTTGGAAGCTGTAGTTCCCTAGGTCTGCACTGAGGATAAACATGCCCTTTCCTAAGTCTTCCATACCTGAGCTCCTAAAGCATCCCTGTGATGGGCAGAGGTgagaaaaaacccaattttTGAGCAGTGCCcaagggcaggaggaggtggtACTCACTGGAGAGCTTTGCATCgcagcaggacagggaagaGGGTCCTCAAGCTGCCGCTGTCCAGGTTGCAGGAGGTCAGGTTCAGCTCCTCCACCTCGTGACACGTGGTGCTCATGACAGACGCCAGCACAGAGCACTTGAGAGGGGTCATCTTGACGGAGGAGAGGTTGACAGCGCGGAGGGAGCGGATGGCCTCGGCCGTGAAGCGCTCGTTCTGGAACTCGTGCAGGAAGAACAGGTAGTCCATGAGCTCCGAGGGGGGCAGGCCCCTGCGGCCCTTCCTGATCACGGTCTTCTTCATGGCCTTGGCGATCTCAAAGGCTGCCAGGTTCTTGATGGAgcagcccagctgctccaggatgGCGCGGTTGCGGCGGGACAGGATCCCACCCATGAAAATGGGGAAGAGCTCGAAGACCTCATCATCCGGGGCCTCATCGGGGTGGCGCATGGGGCCCTCCACGCCCAGGATGCTGGAGTTGATCTGGTCCAAGACATCGTCATTGTAGTAGTCCTCCTCTTTGAACAGCTCCTCTGCCATGGTGTGGGCAATGGTATCCCTGTCCTTGCCGCCCACCCGGGAGAAGTAGCGAGGGAAGATCTTGAGCAGGTTGAAGAGCACGGGGAGGAAGCGCAGGGGCAGCACCTTGGAGACGATGTTCACAACCACAGCCACATCTTCGCTCACCTTCCCGAGGACCTCTGAGAGCTCCTTCCCCACTCTCTGGGCCAGGGTCTTCTTCTCGCCCAGCACCACGTACAGGGCTGCCAGGTACTCCTGCATGGCGGGGACGGTGAAGACAAAGGTGTGCTCCTTGCCCGGCTGCACGCACGGGCTGAGGAAGAAGCGAAAGACGTCGCTGCGGAAAACCTCCAGGAGGTTGAGCTCGCTTTCAGTCTTCATCTCCACCTCGAAGCACTGCCGCAGGTCCTCCTCTGAGAAGCAGGTCTTGCGGGACATCACCCCCTCGTAGGCCAGCTTGCCCACTGTCTTGGCCGCGTACTTCATCATGGAGATGTGTGTGGGATCGCTGCTGTCCAGCACCTCCCCGCTGAAGTTGAGCCTCAGGAAGCTGGTGTAGATGCCAGTCAGGGTCTGGCTGGGAGGAACTGTCCTGGTGAAGTAGAGGAAGTGCAGGGTGGTGCACACCAGCCAGCAGTAGGAGGGCAAGAAGCAGGCAGCCGTTATTTGGTTGTGGCGCTCCAAGTTCCTCGACAGCATCTCCACCAGGTTCTCCTGCTCCGCTGAGCGGCGATCCTGGCTCTCCTctccagagcagccaggctggctgaGACGCATCTGGAAGTAGAGCTTCTGCAGGTTGGTGTCGGAGAAGCCGCAGATCTCGGCGTAGCGCCCCACGTACTTGCCGGGGATGCGGCGCACGGCCGACGGGCGTGTGGTGACAATGATGCtggcctggggacacaggggtggatgagcctggggctgctcagcaggGCATAACCCACTGCGAGGTGCACAAGGATCGCCCCATCCACAGGGTGGGGTTCACAAAGCTGCTGCACAAAGGGCACTGGATCAAACCTGGCCCAGGCAGAGGGGACAGAAGAACTTTCCCCGTTTCCTCCTAGACATAAATAAAGTCTGGAAGATCACAGCCTTCATTACCTAACCAGGCCTCCCCAGAGATCCCACCAGTGACATGAGGTCACCTTGGCAAGCCCCTCCAGGAACAGAGGCTGCCTGCTTGCTCCCGGCCAAGCTGCACTGCAAATAATTATCACAACAGCCCTGTGATTCCTCAGGGCTCACCCCCAACCTTTTCCCAGCACAAAGCAGGGCAACACCGACCTCGGGCAGGAGGTATTTCCGCAGCAGGTTGACCACGATGGCAGAGGGAGGCACGGGCTCGTTGGGGTCACAGCACAGCTCCGTGCCAGCCAGGCGGAAGTCCAGGTTGAGGCGCTCCAGGCCGTTGAGGATGAAGAGCACCCTGAGGTTGGAAGCTTCCAGCACCGGCACCACATCCCGGAGGTGCTGGTACTTCTTGGTGATGAGGCGCCGCAGGGAAACGTGGGCGTGGCTGTGGGACAGGTCCTCGCAGGAGAAGGGGATGACCAGCTGGAAGCGGGGCAGGCGGCCGTGGCACCAGTCCACCACCATCTTCTTGATGAGGGTGCTCTTGCCCGTGCCCACGGTGCCGTAGAGCACCACGTTCTTCACCTGCCGCCCGCAGGCGTCCACGTCAAAGAGGTTGTGGAGGCTGATTACCTTTGTacagggctgctggagctggttCTGGATGGTTAAATCAGGGGAGGGCTTCAGAATCTCCTCCAGGGAGCTCTCCCGGATCACTGGGTCCACGTGGACGGCATCCAGAGAGAAGGAAGGGCCGAACTGCCTCTCCTCATTGGGCTGGTGGCTGAACCACGCAGACAGGCTCTTCTGGTGCTTCTTGATGGCACCTGGAAGGAGGAAGGTGCTGGACATGACAAGTGCTGCTCACTGGCAGGGGACTGGGGAAGTTGCCTGCCCCAAGCCACTCCAGAGGCAGCACCCAGTCATGGGGAACCCTCACACTGCCCAGGACAGCAGCTGCCCCCACCCTGCTGTGTAGGACCCTCCCTCCAGACCAGAGCTGCAAAACTCACCAGAAAAGGCCACGTTCCTCAGCTGGGACTGACCATGGCgagaggagctgggctgggcagagttCTCCTGGGAGTCTCCCTGGTAGTgagcacagcccctgcaggaggagggagagtctcgcagggagcagctccaaaccctgcctggggcagggtgGGCAGATCACCAGCGAGGCTGTGGGAAGTGCTGAGAGGAGCCAGCTCACCCCTTCCTTCCCCCACACCACGGGAGAGCGCAGGGCCAGGGTAGGGGCACGGCTGGGAGGTGAAGGCAGGTCAGCAAGCCATGGGCTGTGCACTCCCAGAAAACCCGTGGAGAGGCAGAGGAGGTGGGCAGGAgtcagagcaggcagggaggtgGGTCTGGGTGTCTGTCTGGGTGGAAGCAAAGCAGTGTCCCTGGTGCCAAGGCAGCCAGCTCAGCCACCCAGGTGCTGTGACAAAGAGCCCCAGTGTGACACTGACTGTACCTGGGGAGGGAGATGCTGCTTGTGCGAAGGATCTTCCTGAGGAAACACCTGCCTGCACCACCTGGTGGGGAGGAAGAATGCACATGGTCAGGGATGGCCCTCTCCAGCCCGGCAGGGCTAACCCCACCCAGCTTCACACCTTGCTAGGGTGCCCCACTCCCCTGCACAGCTGGGGAGGGATGTCCAACAGGAACAGgcttccctggggacagggctgagtGCCAGAGGCACAGAGCCCAGCTCACCTGGCACGGCAGCAGCGCACACGGACACGCTGCGGGtccccctgctccctgccagggaCCAAGGCAGCTGTACCCAGctgccccagggcaggcagctctggcactgcaTGGCCCGGGACATCGTCCACCTGAAAGACAGGGGaggtggctgaggggctccgcggtgctcagcagagcacagggggctgtgggatgcggtgcagcacagccctgcccagccttaCCTGCCCCAGCGGGGTCCAGTCCGGCAGAACCGGCTGTGCTAGCGCTGACTCAGGCTCCCGccccagcagggctcagcagggtGATCCTTCAGGAGCCCGGGCGGCGCTCACAGCCCCCAACATcctgggaaactgaggcacgggggGGAGAAAGATATAAGCAAACCCCAGCCGAGAGGAAGGGACGAGCAGAGTGACAGCTCGCTCGCTCACTCACACCTCCCACAAGCCACGCTGTTTACAGTCCCTTTATGTGTGATCCAGgtggagaaactgaggcactgGGGCGGGGGCAGAGGAGCTGACCTTGAACACAGGTGTCCCGACCTCGGTGCCTCTGCAGGAAACAAACCCCACGCTGACCCatgccccttcccagcccttctGCTGAGCCGAGGGCCCCGTGCTGCCGTCCTGCTGCAGAACGCTTTCAGGGACCCCTCTGGGGACCCCCGTGGCACCGGTGGCAGACGtgccctcctcctgtgccctcCCGGCTCCCCGCTCCACGGCGAGGCCGTGGCGGCGCAGGGACAGGAGCCCGGGGCAGCGGCGGGGCTGGCACCGAGCGAGGCGACAGCCCCGCCGGGGTTACCTCGTCCAGCAGGGTTCCAGCCGGGAACGCCGAGCTGCCCGTGCTCCAGCTGCCGGGCTCACGGAGCGCAGCCCGGAGCTGCCCATCCGCCTCCGGCCGTGCCCGTCCCGGCCACGGCTCCGCTGCGGAGGCGGCTGCTTTGCAGGCAGAACTTCCTGCAACGCCATCCTGCCCTGtcccgccccgcgcccggcgcctGCCAGCTCCCCGAGCAGGATGGGAGAGCGGCTGGAGGCTGGCAGAGCACCCGCACCTCCCACGGCCTCCCAAAGCCGCGCAGGAGTGCGGGAGCTGCGCTCTTACCAGATGTGCTGCACGGCTGCACTGCTCCTCCGGACACATCTGGCGGCTCTgcatccccagctgctgcccgGCCGTGCAACCGGAGCCTGCAAGGACGCGTTCTGCTCCGGAGAGAATTCCTGCCCAGCCGGAGAAGGAGCTCCCCAGCTCCGGAGAGAATCCCTCCCCGGCGGGAGAAGGAGCTCCCCAGCTCCGGAGAGAATTCCTGCCCAGCCGGAGAAGGAGCTCCCCAGCTCCGGAGAGGATCCCTCCCCGGCCGGAGAAGGAGCTCCCCAGCTCCGGAGAGAATCCCTGCCCAGCCGGAGAAGGAGCTCCCCAGCTCCGGAGAGGATCCCTCCCCGGCCGGAGAAGGAGCTCCCCAGCTCCGGAGAGAATCCCTGCCCAGCCGGAGAAGGAGCTCCCCAGCTCCGGAGAGGATCCCTCCCCGGCCGGAGAAGGAGCTCCCCAGCTCCGGAGAGAATTCCTGCCCAGCCGGAGAAGGAGCTCCCCAGCTCCGGAGAGAATCCCTCCCCGGCCGGAGAAGGAGCTCCCCAGCTCCGGAGAGAATCCCTCCCCGGCcggagaaggagctgggggaggctgcgCTGGCAGCGCCTGGCTGTGCCTGTTTAACACACAAACGCGCACACCTGTACCTGCCCTCTCGCTGCCGGCAGATCCGCTCTGGCCACCCAGCaagggacagctgtgtcactgAGGCCACACGCACCCTTCTCAGTCCCTGGATGCTGTCCCGGGAGGTGCCAGCCCACCCAGGACTGCTGGGACTGAGGGGTCACCCCTGCATATTTGCACCCCAAATTCAACACCCCCCATCCATCACACGTGTGGCCTCGAGGCTCTCAGGAAAGGGAGACATCCAGGCAGTACGCTATAAATATAAGTTTTATTGATGTGTGAAATCCAACAAGTACAGCTGGCATCTCGGAAACACGGACACAAACCGCAGCATCTCCTCCTGCCCAACGGCTCCCGGGACCCTCTGGGCACTGGTGAGCAGCAAGCTGGCACCTGGCACCCCGTCCCTGCGGGGCACTTACCTGCGTGtgcagcccagcctggagaGCCCAGGACCTCGCCACCACCCTGCCTggttcctgccaggctgcagctgtgggcagcagtgCCCTGGTCCCGCTTCACAGCCTCCTCCCAGCGAGGCAGAAAGGCCTGGGCAAATGCCACCCGGAGCAGCTGCCACAacagagctgtgccagcagaCTCCCTCGGCCTTTCAGCTGTTACCTGCATCTTATTTTGGCaagctgtcccagggagaaagCAGCTCACGCCTGTGGTCTCGTGGAAATGTGAGTTGCAATGCCTGCATTTCTCTGCGTGGTGCCCCCTGGATGACATGTGCCCCTGCTGTCCAGCCTCGTGTGTCCTGACATGgcaaaggctggaaaagcacagGCTCCAGCGTGGCAGGGACACACACAGAGAGCCCAGGCAGCCACAGGCTGCCCgtggcagagggacaggacaaatGGTGTCCACACACAGTGAGAAGGAAACACTGTTTTATTGCCTGATTTGGGAGAGGCTGAAACCCTGGGAGAagccccatcccctccctgttCTAGCCCAGTCTCCCCTCCAGCAAACCCCAGCCAGGTGATGAAGCATTTGCTCTTCTTGTGCGTGTGACAAAGGTGGCCTGGACATGCATGGAGGTGAGTGGCCAtgcccctgcctgcctgccatCACAGCACCCATGAGAGGCAGAACCTGATACAGCCATGGGCCAAAGGGGCTGAAGCAGTTTTTGGTGGCTCAGCTGATGTTCCCAAGGAGCCAGAGCCACAGTTTGAACCCCACCCTCATCCACTCAAAGTGCATCACAGgggaaggcagggcaggagaggagaggaggtgTGGGGGAAGAAGCCTGCTCTCCTCCATCACACTCCTCGTGATTATCCAGACGCGTTCTCTCGTGCCattcctgcagccaggagcacCCACGGCTCCGCTTCCCTGCTCTGATAAAGTGCATTCTTGCTGCTTCCCTAAGGGCCCCCTGGAGCAGGATGGCTGCACCCCATCCCTCTGCCATGCCTGGGCAGAGAAaacccctcctgccctgctcctggcagggcagggaccaCCCAGGCAATAAACCCCGGGgtgctcagcccagcccagccacacCAGCCTGGGGGCGCAGTGCAAActtgcatttccctgcaccttCCACCACCTCTGGGACTGTCCTTGAAGAGAGGGAAAGGACGCCTTGGCTCAGTTCCTCAGGCAGCAGTGAGGGTGCCTTTgccctgtgccacttccctcaCTCATCAGCCCCTTCATACCAACACATTCACTTGTGTCCTGCTGCCCCATCACCCCCACTCCCCAGAGCCCTTGCCCAGCTCGGGGACAGCCATCCTGCAGCTCCGGGGTTTGTCCTGGCCCTCTGCCCCGCAGTGGCCACACACCTGGGCAGCCGGGACACTGCAACTCACGGGCACAGGAGGCACTGGCAGTGCTGAGCCTTCCTGGGCATCCCGGGGGTGCTgccagctgccccatcccaggcagGCTGGGCCCAGCAGTGGGAGCCACCTGCCCTGGTAGTGTTGCTCCGAGCTGGGGAAGCCTGTTCCATGAGGTTTCTCTGCaagcagcagagcctggtcAACAAAGCCTTCCCTGTGCGTGGGGGACACGGCCAGTCACTGGCAGTGTCACTACCAGTGGCAGTCACTGGTGCCTGCTGGTAGCCCCTTTGCTCCACACACTAGTCCATCTTGTCCTGGTCCTCCTGGGAGCGGTGATGGCCCTGACTGTGAGTCCAGGTGTGCTGGGTGCAGGACCCACCACGAGAGTCCCAAATGCCAGGGgggaagcaggagctgtgcaaaGCTGCCCCACTGACACCTCCTGCATCTCGGGATCCATCcagggaaaagcctcagcccagcagagcatggACTagtcccagcccagagcaggacaGAAGCAGGGCATCAGTCCCCTCAGCTCCAGGGACAAGAGATGGAGAAGGGTGACAGCCCCAcatcccccagctccctgcccatcCGTGCATCTCGtgacagagcaggcacaggaACTGTCCCCCACTCCTCCGTGCccctgtggctgtggctggcagcactgcagccctccagctggcacagctccacTGCAGAGCACGGCACTGAAGGGAGatccaggagcagaggggaatTTTGTGAGGGACAGTGAAAAGTCAGACAATAGCCCCTGGAAAACCCTGATGCTCAGCGTGGAAAGGGCAGCAGGGTGTGTCTTGCTTCCAGACCCTCGGTGCAGGAGAGCCCCATGGCCAAACATTCCTCGCTGCCCTCCAGGTAGGGGAAACTCAGCTTTGCTGAGTGCCCAGCATCAGTGTCAGGCCAGCCAGACTGCTGTGCAGCCCCAACCCAAGCCAGCCAAACCAAAGCTCAGTCTCCAGGATTCTGCTGGAATCTGGCACTTGCCCTGCAAGCCCTGGCTGCTCAGAGTGCCAGGAGCAGGATCCCCAGGCTGACCTGAACCAGGGccagcctggcagggtgggGCAGGGCTGCCTCCCCCTCGTCCATGCTTGCCAAAAACCTGTTGGTTCCCACGTCTGTGGGTGACACGTGCAGCCCGGTGCCAGCACACCCACGGAGCCTGTGCTGTGCAGGCAAGCAGGGTCCTGTgttcccagctcagcagcaggtgCAGATGCCCCACCAGCTctgggctcagctcagctcctctggagaACCACAAGGTGCTGAGTTGCCTTCCCTCTGCAAGGTGTGTGATTTTGGAGCAGCCACCAGAGACACGTGCCAAAAGGGACCTTCTCCTGGTACCAGTCACTAAGTGCAAAGGCCTTCCCAGTGTCCAGGTCGCTCGCTGCAaacaaaccagtctgggatctCACCTGGTTTCCAGGTCAGGCACTCTGGGACGCCCTTCTGCAGATGTCACCCTGGGAGGGTGGCACTGTGACAGGCCGGGTGTCCTTGGCGTCCCCTCCTTGCACAGTTGGTGCTGAGCGAGGCTCGtctgccctgtcctgctgagACAGCCCCGGTGGAGCTGGGGGAGAGAGGTTGCAGGGGAAGGGCTCAGGGCCAgctctcctcctgcagcagagcctccAGTGATGACACAGCTGAGTCCAGCCCTGTTTTTCAGCCTCCTGGCACGGGCAGGGAAACCCAAATCCTCCTTCCTCCATGCAAGGGACCAGTCACTTCTCTCCGTGTTGGTTGATTTGGCTCAGACCCTCTTGTCTCAGACCCCAGAGACAACAGGGGTCTCAGACCCTAAGgtcctgctcccacagacccTGGTTTGAAGATCCCATCTCTGAGGATGATGTCCCAGCAGGAGTCTGAGACAGAGCCCCAAGTCCTCCTCTGCCTGTTTGCTTCCTTTCCCCTCCATGAAGACTGGGA
The Anomalospiza imberbis isolate Cuckoo-Finch-1a 21T00152 chromosome 24, ASM3175350v1, whole genome shotgun sequence DNA segment above includes these coding regions:
- the NLRX1 gene encoding NLR family member X1 isoform X2 translates to MSRAMQCQSCLPWGSWVQLPWSLAGSRGTRSVSVCAAAVPGGAGRCFLRKILRTSSISLPRGCAHYQGDSQENSAQPSSSRHGQSQLRNVAFSGAIKKHQKSLSAWFSHQPNEERQFGPSFSLDAVHVDPVIRESSLEEILKPSPDLTIQNQLQQPCTKVISLHNLFDVDACGRQVKNVVLYGTVGTGKSTLIKKMVVDWCHGRLPRFQLVIPFSCEDLSHSHAHVSLRRLITKKYQHLRDVVPVLEASNLRVLFILNGLERLNLDFRLAGTELCCDPNEPVPPSAIVVNLLRKYLLPEASIIVTTRPSAVRRIPGKYVGRYAEICGFSDTNLQKLYFQMRLSQPGCSGEESQDRRSAEQENLVEMLSRNLERHNQITAACFLPSYCWLVCTTLHFLYFTRTVPPSQTLTGIYTSFLRLNFSGEVLDSSDPTHISMMKYAAKTVGKLAYEGVMSRKTCFSEEDLRQCFEVEMKTESELNLLEVFRSDVFRFFLSPCVQPGKEHTFVFTVPAMQEYLAALYVVLGEKKTLAQRVGKELSEVLGKVSEDVAVVVNIVSKVLPLRFLPVLFNLLKIFPRYFSRVGGKDRDTIAHTMAEELFKEEDYYNDDVLDQINSSILGVEGPMRHPDEAPDDEVFELFPIFMGGILSRRNRAILEQLGCSIKNLAAFEIAKAMKKTVIRKGRRGLPPSELMDYLFFLHEFQNERFTAEAIRSLRAVNLSSVKMTPLKCSVLASVMSTTCHEVEELNLTSCNLDSGSLRTLFPVLLRCKALHLQLNSLGSDACKEIRDLLLHDKCAVSSLRLANNPVGEQGARYLAEALAGNRSLTQLSLLHTALGDPGAEAIAQHLAQNQHLQELNLGYNSLTDAAALRVVEVAKRHETLDKVHLYFNDISEDGKRALDSLRMDRDGVRALVFLTAGTDVSDYWSHILNVVQRNLPFWDRERVRQHLALLLQDLESSRSQTANPWRKAKFLRVESEGSRETRCPS
- the NLRX1 gene encoding NLR family member X1 isoform X1, whose translation is MSRAMQCQSCLPWGSWVQLPWSLAGSRGTRSVSVCAAAVPGGAGRCFLRKILRTSSISLPRGCAHYQGDSQENSAQPSSSRHGQSQLRNVAFSGAIKKHQKSLSAWFSHQPNEERQFGPSFSLDAVHVDPVIRESSLEEILKPSPDLTIQNQLQQPCTKVISLHNLFDVDACGRQVKNVVLYGTVGTGKSTLIKKMVVDWCHGRLPRFQLVIPFSCEDLSHSHAHVSLRRLITKKYQHLRDVVPVLEASNLRVLFILNGLERLNLDFRLAGTELCCDPNEPVPPSAIVVNLLRKYLLPEASIIVTTRPSAVRRIPGKYVGRYAEICGFSDTNLQKLYFQMRLSQPGCSGEESQDRRSAEQENLVEMLSRNLERHNQITAACFLPSYCWLVCTTLHFLYFTRTVPPSQTLTGIYTSFLRLNFSGEVLDSSDPTHISMMKYAAKTVGKLAYEGVMSRKTCFSEEDLRQCFEVEMKTESELNLLEVFRSDVFRFFLSPCVQPGKEHTFVFTVPAMQEYLAALYVVLGEKKTLAQRVGKELSEVLGKVSEDVAVVVNIVSKVLPLRFLPVLFNLLKIFPRYFSRVGGKDRDTIAHTMAEELFKEEDYYNDDVLDQINSSILGVEGPMRHPDEAPDDEVFELFPIFMGGILSRRNRAILEQLGCSIKNLAAFEIAKAMKKTVIRKGRRGLPPSELMDYLFFLHEFQNERFTAEAIRSLRAVNLSSVKMTPLKCSVLASVMSTTCHEVEELNLTSCNLDSGSLRTLFPVLLRCKALHLQLNSLGSDACKEIRDLLLHDKCAVSSLRLANNPVGEQGARYLAEALAGNRSLTQLSLLHTALGDPGAEAIAQHLAQNQHLQELNLGYNSLTDAAALRVVEVAKRHETLDKVHLYFNDISEDGKRALDSLRMDRDGVRALVFLTAGTDVSDYWSHILNVVQRNLPFWDRERVRQHLALLLQDLESSRSQTANPWRKAKFLRVESEVKKMLGKLQDGSL